From the genome of Micromonospora lupini:
TGTTCCGCCTCGCCGACTCGTACGCCGGCCGGGAAGGCGACGGGCACTACTCGAACCTGTTCGACGCCAACCTCGCCATCAACTGCGCCGACGAGACCGAGAAGCCGAGCCGGGAGCAGATCCGCCAGTTGCAGTCGCAGTGGCGCACGAAGTATCCGCTGTTCGGTCCGGCGCTCGCGGTCGGCATGTTGAGCTGCGTCGAGTGGCCGGGTGATCGGGACCCGTACCCGACCGGCCGGGCCGACGGCGCGCCGCCGGTCGTGGTGGTCGGCACGACAGGTGACCCCGCGACGCCGTACGAGCAGACCGGCCGCCTCGCCTCGATGTTGGGAGTGGGCCGGGTGCTCACCTGGGAGGGTGAGGGGCACACCGCGTACCCGCAGACCTCCTGCATCACCGACGCTGTCGACGCCTACCTGGTCGACCTGACCGTGCCCCGGGAGGGCCTGCGCTGCCCGGCCAAGTGACAGCTGTGCCAGGCTGACCGGCATGACCGACGTGATCTTTCGGGAGGCGGTACGCGCCGACCTGCCCGCCGTCATCGCCCTGCTCGCCGACGACGTCCTGGGCAAGGCCCGCGACTTCACCGAGGTGGACGAGGCGTATGAGCGGGCGTTCGCCGACATCAGCGCCGACCCGCGAAACCTGCTGATCGTCGCCGAGCAGGGCGGCGAGCTGGTCGGGTGCCTTCAGATCACCTACATTCCGGGCCTCGGCCGGCACGGCGCCGAGCGGTCCCTGATCGAGGCGGTGCGGGTCCGCTCGGACCGACGCGGTCAGGGGCTGGGTCGGGAGCTGATGACCTGGGCCGTCGACCAGGCCCGCGAGCGTGGCTGCGCCCTGGTGCAGCTCACCACCGACAAGACCCGCGCCGACGCGCACCGCTTCTACCTGAGCCTCGGCTTCGTGGCCAGCCACGAGGGCATGAAGCTCCCCCTCTGACCTGACCTGACCTGACCGGGCGTGACCGACCTGGCCGGGTTCGGTTCGGTTCGGTTCGGTTCGGTCGGGACTTGGGCAAGCCCACCCACCACTCCTCGGACGCTTTGGAGCTGATGCCGTCAACGAATCGGGGGCGGCGATTCGTCTGCGACATCAACTCCAAAGCGAGAACGCACCACCACCTCGCCACCCATCGGACACGCACAGACACGACAGACGCGCTACAGGCCGCGGCAGACGCGCGACAGGCCGCGACAGGCCGCGGCAGACGCGACAGACGCGCGACAGACACGACAGACGCGACAGGCGCGCGACAGACGCGACAGGCGCGACAGGCGCGCGACAGGCCGCGGCAGACGCGCGACAGGCCGCGACAGACGCGCGACAGGCCGCGACAGGCCGCGGCAGACGCGACAGGCGCGGCAGACACGGCAGGCGCGACAGGCGCGGCAGGCGCGACAGGCGCGGCAGGCGCGGGAGTGCGCCACGGCCAGGACCACGCGGCCGACGGCTGCGCCCCGCCGCGGCCGGGTGGCCCGCGCAGCACCGACCACCGACCACGGCCGAAGGGCTCGGTCAGTCGTCGACCAGACGGCCGTCGCGCAGGACGAGCACCCGGTCGGCGAGGTCGATCAGGGCCGGGTCGTGCGTGGCCACCAGGGCCGTCATGCCACGGGCGTGCACCACCGCGCGCAGCAGGTCCATGATGGAGCGGCCGGTCTCCGAGTCGAGCTGGCCGGTGGGTTCGTCGGCGATGAGCAGGTCCGGCTCGTTGGCGAGCGCGCGGGCGACCGCCACTCGCTGCTGCTGCCCGCCGGACAGCTCGTACGGGCGCTGCGCCGCGTGCCCGCCCAGCCCCACCAGCTCCAGCAGCACCGCTACGCGCTGTTCCCGCTCCGCGGCCGGCACCTGCGCCAGTCGCAACGGCACGCCGACGTTCTCGGCGGCGGAGAGGATCGGCACCAACCCGAAGGTCTGGAACACGAACCCGACGGTGCCCCGGCGCAGCCGCAGCAGCTCGGCCTCCCCGGCCGAGGTCACCTCGTGCCCGGCCACCACTACCTGGCCGCTGTCCGGCCGGTCCAGGCCGCCGATGAGGTTCAGCAAGGTGGTCTTGCCGGCCCCGGAGCGACCCCGGATGGCGACGAGTTCACCACGGTTGGCGCTGAACGAGACATCCCGTACCGCCTGCACGGCGTGCTCGCCGCGCCCGAAGGTCCGGCTCACGCCGCTGACCCGCACCACCTCGTCCGCAGGCGTCGCGGAGCCGCCGCCGAACCCGGCCGCTCCGGCCACCACCATGTCCTGAGCGCTCACGCCCGTGCCTCCCGCTCGTCCGTGGCCCGGTCACCGGGCCGTACCTGCACGTGGTCGGGCTCCAGATCGAGCCGGACCCGCTCCTTCAGCGACAGCGCGTCGACGAACGCTGCCGGCAGCTGCATCCGGCCGTTGCGGTCCAGCACCGCGTACTCCTCGCTGACCAGTTCGGTGTTGCCGTCCGCGTCGACGCGCGCGGTCCGGCGTACCTCGGAGGCGGTTCGGCCGTCGCGGATCGCGACGGTCCGGCGGACCTGGGTGGCCACCGCGTGGTCGTGGGTGACGACCACGATGGTCACGCCCAGTTCGGCGTTGATGGTGCGCAGCGCCGCGAAGACCTCCGCGCCGGTGGCCTCGTCCAGTTCGCCTGTCGGCTCGTCGGCGAAGAGCACCTCCGGGTCGTTGGCCACCGCCACCGCCACCGCGACCCGCTGCTGCTCGCCGCCGCTGAGCTGACCCGGCCGGCGATCCGCGCAGTAGCCCACGCCGACCATGTCGAGCAACTCCCGGGCCCGCTCCCGGCGGGCCTTGCCGCCGCGCTTGCCGGCCAACTGCATCGGCAACTCGACGTTCTCCAACGCGGTCAGGTACGGCAGCAGGTTGCGGCCGGTCTGCTGCCAGACGAACCCGACCAGCTCGCGCCGGTAGCTCAGCCGCCGCTTGGCCGACAGCGAGAGGAGGTCGTAGTCGGCCACCCGGGCGATGCCGGCGGTCGGCGTGTCCAGACCGGAGAGGATGTTGAGCAGGGTCGACTTGCCCGAGCCGGACGCGCCGACGATCGCCACCAGCTCACCCCTGTCGATGACCAGATCCAGACCCTGCAGGGCGACGACCTCCACTCCCTCGGTCTTGAAGATGCGCACCAGACCGTCGCAGACGATGTGCCCGCGAAGTCGGTCCTGCCCGCCGGCCCGCTCGGCGGCGCGCTGCGCGGCTCTCTGGTGCAGGGCGGCCAGGTCGGGCACCAGTGGAGTCTGTGCGGTAACGGTCATCTCAGCTCTCCTCTCCGAGCCGAAGCACCTCACCGAGGCGCAACCGGCGGTTGTTCAGGGCCTCGACGGCGACCGCGAAGCCGAGGGCGACCGCCCCGAGCGCGACCACCGCGACGACCAGGCCGGGTTCGAACGCCACCCGGACCGGCATTCCGCCGGTGAACGCGGACAGGCCGAGCACCGGATTGAGCACCAGCGGGAGCACCGCGCCGACAAGCGCGCCGGTCAGCACCGACACCCCGACCAGCGGGGCAAGCTCGACCAGCAGCAGCCCCCGCCACTGCCGGCGGGACAGGCCGAGGGTGCGTAGCCGGGAGAGCACCTGCCCCCTGGCCCGCGCGCCGGCCAGCACGGTGAACGCGATGGCCAGCAGCCCGAGGACGGTGCCGCCGATGGCGCCGGCCAGGAACCCGAAGGCCAGCACGCCGTTCGCGCCACCGTCACCGAGGTCCCGTCGTACGCCCGCTCGGGTGTCGACGGTGACCCCGAGCGGCCGTTCCCGGCCGGTCACCGCCCCCTGCTGCTGGTACCGCGACTGACCCTGGTCACCTGCCTGCCGCAGCGCCTGAACGTCGAGCCGGTCTCCGGCGACGAGCAGGCTGGTCGGCACCGGCGTGGTACTCCGCTGCGGCAGCGCCTGCCAGGGCAGGATGACGAACCGGCTGGTACTCGCCTCCAACAGGGGAAAGCTGTCCTGCGCGCCGGCGACCCGGAACTCGTACCGCTGCCCCTGCACCAAGACGAACGCCGAACGTTCCAGGCCCGTCCGCGACAGGTCGGCGGCGACGGCCGGGGACACGATCGCGGGCAGCGGCCCCGATTCGGCGCGGGCCGCGCGCAACGCGTCCGGCACCGTCACGTCGACCTCGGAGTCGCCTGTCACCCGGGCCAGTCCGGGGCCGTCGACAAGTAGCACAGTGGTCTGCCCGACCCGTGCGTCGGTGCCGATCTCGTCGGTTGCCAGCCGCTGGTCCGGCTCGATCAGCACCGGCGTGACGGCCTGGACGCCGGGCAGGCCGGCCAGCGCGTCGACCGTGTCCGGGGCGAAACGTTCCCCCCGGATCAGCGCGTCGGCGGGAACTGTCCGCTCGACGGCCCGGTCGCGGCTCGCGGCGACGCCGGCCGCGACTACCGCGCAGAACGCCGCGGTGCCGATCGCCAGCACCACGACGACGAGCGGCGCGGCGACGGCGGACCGCCCGGCCCGCGCGGTGCCGAGGAACGTCACGGTGCCGCGGGTCCGCGCGGCAAGCCGGCTGACCAACCGCAGGGGCCAGGGGTACGCGCGCAGCGCGAGCACCGCCGCGGCGACCGCGAGCAGCACCGGCACGGACACCAGCAGCGGGTCCACCTCGCCGAGGGTGAGTCCGCGTCGGCGCAGCAGCACCGCGGCGAGCCCTGCCAGCAGTAGCAGGGAGAACTCGACGGTGAGCCGGCGCGCCGACGGGCGCATCCGCACCAGGTCACGGCGGGCCGCCCCGCCGGCCGGCACGGCAAGCGTCGCCAGCGGCAATGCCAGGGTGACCAGGACCGTCGCCGCCGCGGCGTACGGGGCGGTCGGATCCGGGGCGCCGGGGAACAGGGTGCCGAGCAGCCAGCCGAGCAGCGCGGCGACGGGCACCACAAGCAGTGACTCGGCCAGACTTCGCCGGGCGCCGGCGGTGGCCGCGCCGCCACGGGCACGGATCAACGCGAACTCCGAGCGGCGCCTGCGGGTGGCCAGGGTCGCCGCGAGCACGATCAGTCCGGCCAGGGTGGCCAGCACACCGGCGCCGATGACCGCGAGGAGGGTACGGGCGGCGTTCACCTGGTCGGCGAACGCGCGCAGCGGTACGTCGACGCCGATGGTCAGTGTGAAGCCCGGCGGAAGGGTGCGCTGCAGCACCTGCAGGCCGCCGATCAGCTGGTTGAGGCGGCGCGCGTCGATCCGGTCCACGCCCAGTCGGTAGCGCCACTCGGACTGGGTCGGCCAGCCCTCCGCGGCCCGCTTGTTCATCGTGGACTGGGCGATCACGCCGGTGATGGTGAACGGGTCGCCGTCGCCTTCCGGTTC
Proteins encoded in this window:
- a CDS encoding ABC transporter ATP-binding protein, with amino-acid sequence MTVTAQTPLVPDLAALHQRAAQRAAERAGGQDRLRGHIVCDGLVRIFKTEGVEVVALQGLDLVIDRGELVAIVGASGSGKSTLLNILSGLDTPTAGIARVADYDLLSLSAKRRLSYRRELVGFVWQQTGRNLLPYLTALENVELPMQLAGKRGGKARRERARELLDMVGVGYCADRRPGQLSGGEQQRVAVAVAVANDPEVLFADEPTGELDEATGAEVFAALRTINAELGVTIVVVTHDHAVATQVRRTVAIRDGRTASEVRRTARVDADGNTELVSEEYAVLDRNGRMQLPAAFVDALSLKERVRLDLEPDHVQVRPGDRATDEREARA
- a CDS encoding ABC transporter ATP-binding protein: MVVAGAAGFGGGSATPADEVVRVSGVSRTFGRGEHAVQAVRDVSFSANRGELVAIRGRSGAGKTTLLNLIGGLDRPDSGQVVVAGHEVTSAGEAELLRLRRGTVGFVFQTFGLVPILSAAENVGVPLRLAQVPAAEREQRVAVLLELVGLGGHAAQRPYELSGGQQQRVAVARALANEPDLLIADEPTGQLDSETGRSIMDLLRAVVHARGMTALVATHDPALIDLADRVLVLRDGRLVDD
- a CDS encoding GNAT family N-acetyltransferase, producing MTDVIFREAVRADLPAVIALLADDVLGKARDFTEVDEAYERAFADISADPRNLLIVAEQGGELVGCLQITYIPGLGRHGAERSLIEAVRVRSDRRGQGLGRELMTWAVDQARERGCALVQLTTDKTRADAHRFYLSLGFVASHEGMKLPL
- a CDS encoding FtsX-like permease family protein, which gives rise to MSVGAAARRVRAYGGQFLLLAVLTLVVTLLVSGVPRLVNRLAEQGLRAQLTSEPPVRRDLSYTSNSVVPTTKTVMAEAQERADGLAAGMPPQVRSAITERWHRVDMPPTRVLGADLAARNLLVDLGLRAMPGVQDAGTLVEGAWPSETYVPDRPIEVALDVDVARKLNLRAGSRLRIGTVDLAGTFKDAKPVVVSGLFRPIDRTDGMWDGLPQLLRIIEPEGDGDPFTITGVIAQSTMNKRAAEGWPTQSEWRYRLGVDRIDARRLNQLIGGLQVLQRTLPPGFTLTIGVDVPLRAFADQVNAARTLLAVIGAGVLATLAGLIVLAATLATRRRRSEFALIRARGGAATAGARRSLAESLLVVPVAALLGWLLGTLFPGAPDPTAPYAAAATVLVTLALPLATLAVPAGGAARRDLVRMRPSARRLTVEFSLLLLAGLAAVLLRRRGLTLGEVDPLLVSVPVLLAVAAAVLALRAYPWPLRLVSRLAARTRGTVTFLGTARAGRSAVAAPLVVVVLAIGTAAFCAVVAAGVAASRDRAVERTVPADALIRGERFAPDTVDALAGLPGVQAVTPVLIEPDQRLATDEIGTDARVGQTTVLLVDGPGLARVTGDSEVDVTVPDALRAARAESGPLPAIVSPAVAADLSRTGLERSAFVLVQGQRYEFRVAGAQDSFPLLEASTSRFVILPWQALPQRSTTPVPTSLLVAGDRLDVQALRQAGDQGQSRYQQQGAVTGRERPLGVTVDTRAGVRRDLGDGGANGVLAFGFLAGAIGGTVLGLLAIAFTVLAGARARGQVLSRLRTLGLSRRQWRGLLLVELAPLVGVSVLTGALVGAVLPLVLNPVLGLSAFTGGMPVRVAFEPGLVVAVVALGAVALGFAVAVEALNNRRLRLGEVLRLGEES